In Vicia villosa cultivar HV-30 ecotype Madison, WI linkage group LG7, Vvil1.0, whole genome shotgun sequence, the DNA window ACCTTCACCTTCGCTGGCAACATTGTTGATCTCGCCAGAACCCTTTAGTGGCGATCGAACAGAGACCGTCGATTTCCCCTTTCGAATTAGATCCAACTGATTCTGTTTTTTCTCAACCGGTTCATCAGGTTCCTTAAGCTCTTTCTTACTTAAAGGTTGATCCAGAACCAATATTTTCTTAGTTACCGGCTCAAGCATATTTTTGTTTAAAGTTAAATCGCTTGACTCGGATCTGTTAGTTTCATTTTTTTCAACCCGATTTGAACCAGAGCTAATTCTATTGTGAAACCAGTGTGCCGAGGAACTAAGAGGATGCACAATAGAATTAACTCTATTTGACTCATGGGTTTTCTCCAAACCCAACTGCAAAATAGACTGAATTTTGTTTTCGTTTTGATTCGTATCAGAATCAACGCGAAAAAATGGGTTTCGATTTAGATGGGTTTCAGATAGATTTGGATTTGGGTCCAAAGAAAGATCTGACTTAGTTACAAAATTTGTTTGGTTGAAAGATGAGCTCCGATGTGGTATAGAGTTCATGCCAACATGATTTAGAACATGGTTAGGATGGTTTGTAGGCCATCCAACATTATTTGGTGTGGTGTAGCTAGGATTAACGGGTGCAATTTGTGGATTAATGTAAAGTGGGGTCGATGTGGATATTGGTGGTGATGGTGGTGATGGGGCTGATGTCAATGGTAGCGAAGAATTTAGAGACAGTGTATCATCTTCGGTATTAGGTTCGAGTCCCATGTTAAATTGAAAGagaaaaaattgaagaaattcagaagaacTAAGAGAATGAAATGTGTAAAATACAATGAAATAAACATCTATTTAACattagagaaaaagaagaaaataatgactttctattaaaaaattgactgaaaagaaaaaataaataaaaataaaagaatttatatagaataattaatttaatatgattgagtaaaatataaaaaatgtattttgaattgtaaaaaatagagaataatactcatgcaccgacagtgtaaagatattttacactgtcagttaaTCATAGCCGTTAGATTTTTGTAAGttattgacttttattttaaatgcATATAAAGTAATATCAATGAGTGATTGTGATACGCCgaccgtgtaaaatattttacactgacagtgtataATAATTAACCTCTAAAAAATAACCTAGTCTTCAATACGATGCATATAACTTGGATCATGATTAATCTATAATTTAGAATataattaatacaattatattttctatttatatttggatttttgatattaatttaataaatattatattatttactttaacacttttattaaattattaactattatgtgttttaatatattttagcaaatttatattttaagaataaagtTTGTATAAGCTTAAGAATaatgttttaatatttataagtatctaataaaatttatctttttaaatACATTGTATGTCTTgcaataatattttttaacaatcttccataaataaaaaaatacaataaataataaatgataagaaagcaaatataattaaattcaaaaaatatttatttaaaatattacaatATATAGTTATTGATATATAGCAAACCTTAATTTTTTGTTtggtcaaaatcaaaatttagtctatcaatttattttttaaaataaagctctttattaaaaaaaaatgaactaGCAATATCCATGGTTCTTCCTACCAAGTCcacgccaatcaccactgaaccaactaacgattggtactCCAAGTAATTATTTTTGTGAGACATATAAACTATTTTATAAAGATAAACTTCATTAATACCCATAAATATTAGTAAAAAGTATTCATAAAATGCAAAATGTCAAAATATTTCAAAACACATAATAATTCATAATCTAAGAAAAAATTGTTAaagtaattaatttaatattaattaaatgttATAGTATAATccaattataaaaagaaaatatgaatatattaattatattttggaCTTATCATAATTCCTACTAGATTCAGTGTATTCaagattatttaaaaaatttatttaaaattcttattttttattcaaaaagttgattaaattaattattctaacAAAATCCAATTtccttttttattcattttttctttttggttaATTTTTTAATTGCCAACCAAtttttcatgttttctttttAATGTTAAGTAATGTTTAATTTCTTTGCATTTCtcatatttgttttttaattctactaattttttttttgatattttctttctttATGACTTAACATAGTACTCTAACCTTGTGAGATATTGGaacgaactctagtatggtcgaatggttgcttcttggttcgacatgaTTAAGCACGAAGttaaaggttgttcacatgctggtgttgaAGATGctattgttagcatgttaaattagattttagtatttaaaccctaatttgttaagttagcttgtatattaagttagcttgtgtaatgggccttgtggaaaaatcttattagtttagtatgttaggttttattatagatagcatactagtctctcatcattgtatactgcaaatcctaatttagggtgagagggttatttgttattcttgtaacttgtaataTTGATTTAAAGAGAAAGGGAAGAATAACTGTTATAACCAAATCTTTGTTGTTCTTCTCGTCTTCCCTGATtttctattatactttgttcttgacatcattTTTCATAACAAATTGATGCGGTGAGCAtagagaagatgccttcaacaaagtatgagactGAAAAATTCACCGGCGTGAACgattttggtctgtggcgcttgaagatgaaagtcctactagttcagcagggttgtttagaagcgttgaagggagcggcGGCTATGGACGTTGCGTTAACAGAAAGAGAGAAGACAACCATAATCAAGAAAGCACATATCACAATTTTGttaagccttggtgataaggttcttcgacatGTATCAGAGGAGatgacgacatcagggttatgggtgaaacttgaaagtttgtaaatgaccaaatcgctggtaaatcgactctacctgaagcaagttttgtattcattcaagatgattgaagataaagtgttggctgaacagttggatatgttcaagaaagtgattcttgatcttgaaaatattgatgtgaagatcagTGATGAAGATTAAGCGTTGTTACTATTATGCGCTTTGACTCGAACACATGCTCACTtaaaagaaactctcctgtatggaagggagtccttgACCTTTGAAgattaatctctgcaagtgaaattatagacgaagaacctagagactatatggaagttatgaggagtcgaaattagactgaatggctgaagaccatggatggtgagatgaaatctcttcatgataatcacacaaGGGAACTGGTCAAGAAACCTGGTGGAGCAAGGTTAGTcaactgtaaatggattttcaaagttaaggaaggaatcgaaggagtgacgtcgaaaagatacaaggaaaggttagttgcaaggggtttcactcaaaaagaaggtgtcgacttcattgatgtgttttctcctgttgtgaagcataggtccattcgcatgttgcttgccatggtggcatagTTTGATTttaaactggaacagatggatgtgaagactatgttcttgtatggtgatctagatgaaactatcctgatgaggcaacctgaggGGTGTGTCGAaaaagggaaggaagattatgtgtgcaagctaaagagatctttatatggactgaaacaatctcctcgatagtagaataggagattcgacaagttcatggcacgcataagtttcattagaagtcagttcgactaTTGAGTGTACTTctgatttcgacctggtaattcatttgctattttgttgctttatgtggatgatattcttatAGCAagaaacaatgtcgaagatgtattgagggtgaaggttgaactcaataaggagttcgatatgaaggatctaggagctgcttccagaattcttaGGATTAACactcgaagagatagaaagcagtcgaaattatgcttatctcaagaggcatacctacgaaagattctcgacaagtttggtatgtcgaattcaaagcctgttgtgactccaacaaaccctcaattcaatctgagtattgatcagtgtcccactactgatgtcgaaagagtctatatgaatagtatcccatatgctaatatagttggttctttgatgtatgatatGGTATGTACTAGA includes these proteins:
- the LOC131617964 gene encoding uncharacterized protein LOC131617964 — encoded protein: MGLEPNTEDDTLSLNSSLPLTSAPSPPSPPISTSTPLYINPQIAPVNPSYTTPNNVGWPTNHPNHVLNHVGMNSIPHRSSSFNQTNFVTKSDLSLDPNPNLSETHLNRNPFFRVDSDTNQNENKIQSILQLGLEKTHESNRVNSIVHPLSSSAHWFHNRISSGSNRVEKNETNRSESSDLTLNKNMLEPVTKKILVLDQPLSKKELKEPDEPVEKKQNQLDLIRKGKSTVSVRSPLKGSGEINNVASEGEGEKRRSVEKEEQEEVEVERSDEEEEPIAEILKSWNLRPRKPTTKLDSKVNFGSFGGGRSRMGVASVRVSKPRCAKSRARPSLERPVVKEKRRFKSTLTKEETEHDFMLMTGEKPPKKPLRRPKNVQKSLDVLFPGMCLTNVTPEKYMVNDNPPPLKF